The genomic stretch CGGGCAAAGGCCTCGGGCCAATCGAGTGCGTTGATGTCGATCAGCTTTCCCGAACCATCAGTGTTGTAGATTTCTTGGGCCAACTCGCCAACTTGATTGCCGATGGTAAACACATGCTCGGAAGCTGAGTCATCACGGAGTTCAGGTTTATGGACTTCTAGCCAGAGCCGTTTTGGACATTGGCGATAGGCCATGATCTTGGATTTGGAGAGGCTTCGCATAGGGAAGTTAGTTAGGGTGGTGATTGATGTGAGAGCGTGCCATAATGACCACTGTGATCGGAGAGTTTGATGCGGTTAAGTTTTTTGGGATAGTGCCCTTCGATGTTGTATTTGAGGCTGCTGCTAGTGGTGATGTGGTCGATGAAGTAATTGCCCTCCGAGTCTTGAATATCAGCGGTATGAAATTCCAAAGAACGAAGGGTTTGGTGGAGTAGCTCAAATACATCCTGAGGCTGCCAGCCTTTTGGGCTTCGTTGATTGTAGTCGCCTAGGAGGCAGATGGGTTCTGAGCGAGTTGAGTAATCATTGAGGATCTGCTCGAGGGCTCGGAGATAGCGTCGGTGCTCATCCCATCGTTTGGCGTCTTTGCGGCCTGTGGAGACATGGGCGTCGTGCCACGGGATGCAGACTCTGATGAACCGTATGCCATGCGAAACTCCGGCGATGAATCTTCCGGGAGGCATGCTGGATGTATCGTGTGTGCTGACACCTTTCCATGGCTGGGAGC from Akkermansiaceae bacterium encodes the following:
- a CDS encoding endonuclease/exonuclease/phosphatase family protein; the protein is MTASLPIKVATWNLEWAEVKQKRSPHIENLVDSSTPDVCCFTEVTTGFIPHDGHVITSGPDYGYPNPKGLRRKVILSSSQPWKGVSTHDTSSMPPGRFIAGVSHGIRFIRVCIPWHDAHVSTGRKDAKRWDEHRRYLRALEQILNDYSTRSEPICLLGDYNQRSPKGWQPQDVFELLHQTLRSLEFHTADIQDSEGNYFIDHITTSSSLKYNIEGHYPKKLNRIKLSDHSGHYGTLSHQSPP